A window of Adhaeribacter arboris genomic DNA:
GACCAGTTCACCTGTCCGGCCGGTAAAATACTCTCCTTTAAAACCTTTGACACCAATGCGGAGGGAGGATTACTAAAAATCTACCGGGCTACCTACCAGGACTGCAAACAGTGTCCTTTGAAATCCTCTTGTGTTCCTAAAAGCCCATGCCGACAAATTACCCGCACCGCTTACGACCCAGAGTATCGGCGGGCGCTAGAAAGGCAGCAAAGCAGAAAGGGGAAGCGAATGAAGCGGCTTCGGCAAAGCACCGTGGAGCCCGTCTTCGGCAGCTTAATTCATTATTATGGGCTACGGCAAATAGGGGTGCGGGGCAAAGCCGGGGCGCACAAGGTGATGTTACTGGCCGCTACTGCCTTCAACCTGAAAAAATACATGAAGTTCAAGCCAGTGAAAGTAGTAAGCCAAGCCCTTGCACTGGTTAAAGAGCAGCAAAATGTCTTTGCTCGCTATTTTATCGCTTTTACTACCCTCTTTACAACCAGGAAAGTACTCCCGGGGTGGCAATAAGTTCAGACCGTGAAATCAGTCAGGCTTAAAACAAAGTTGTGCAACAGCCACGACCGTTTTTTGAGACGAGTTCGGTCAATGTATTTTAGGACTAAGCATAGCTTTCTAGAACTAAATAAAATCATTTTATTATTTATATATTAAGTTAGTTTAATTATGTAAGCTAATTTCTACTCATCCTACGCTAGCTGATTTATTCTTAATACTTTTATTTAGAATAAATCTAAATAAAAGTATTAAGAATAAATCTAAATAATTATGTTTGCTTTTGAAATCAACATGTTAAAATAACTATGATCAAGAAACTTGCATATTTATCCATTGTTTTACTATTACTTTCCTGGGTAGCCAACGCTCAAACCGGCAGCATAACCGGCAAAATCACTTCTTCCGAAAACCAATCTGTTCCCTTTGCTACTATCCGAATCAAGGGAACAAATAACGGAGTTGTGTCTAACGAATCCGGTATTTATACCATTCAGAATCTTGCGCTGGGTAGCTACACCGTGCAAGTTTCCTTAGTTGGCTTTCTAACGCAAGAAAAACAGGTGTCTATTTCAGAAACAAATATGGCTATTCTGGATTTCGTGCTTATCGAAAACGTGAATGAATTACAAACGGTGGAAGTAACGGGAAGAAAGCAAACTTCTTACAAAAACGATAATTCCTTTTCGGCGGCTAAAATCGAGATGCGGATAGCCGACATTCCTCAGTCAATTTCTTCCGTTACCAAAGAATTTATCCAGGATAAGCAAGCCGTCAGACTGAATGAAGTCGTACAAAATGTAGCCGGGGTGAATCAATTTTCTAACTATGATGATATTACCATGCGTGGCTTTCGAAATTCCGGTAGCAACGGCCGGCTCATTAATGGTCTGCGCACTATTAATACTTACAGCACCAGTCCTCTGTTGGTAAACATGGAAAAGGTAGAGTTTATCAAAGGGCCCGCTTCCGCCGTTTTCTCCAATACCAATCCCGGCGGCACGGTTAATATGATTACTAAAAAACCATTGGACGAAGCCCGGCAGTCCATTCAATTCGGTACCGGTAGCTTCAATACCTTGCGCACCCAGGCAGATTTTACCGGCCCGTTAAATGACGATAAGACACTCCTCTATCGCCTGAATATGGGGTTAGAAAATGCGGATACCTACCGAAAAAACATTATTAATAACTCCGTGGCAGTAGCTCCTTCCCTTTCTTTTCTTCCCCGCGCAGGAACGCGTTTTAATGCTGACTTTTTGTATACTAAACTAAGTACTCAGTTTGACAATGGCCGGACGATTGTAGATGGCACGAAGGATGTTTTGGCACTCCCCATGGATCTTAATATAGGTCAGCCACAAGATTACTTGCACCAGCAGAACTTCGCGCTTACCTTATCCTTCAGCCAAGCCTTAGCCAAAGGACTTGATTTAAACATCTCTTATTTAAAAGTAAAAACTAAGGAGACCTTCGGGGGACACGGTGTGAACGAATACATTACGCCAGATAGTGTTTCTTTAGCTTACGGCGTATCGGACCTAAATCAATACGGCAATAACCTAACCGCTTATATTACTTTCAACGCAACAACTGGTGTGGTAGTCCACACCATCATGGGGGGGTACGATTATATTAATGGCGGTTACGTGCAGTTTTATAAAACTGCCGCTGGCCTCGCCGACGGGGTGGAAGACTTTAGTATCCTGCGCCCCTCGTACACTTTAAGACCCGTAGAAAATTATACTTACCAAGCCGCTAATATTGCTACCTACGGCTCTGATTATTATACTAATGGGGTATACCTGCAAGACCTGATTAAATACCAAAGATTAAGTGTATTATTAAGCCTGCGTCAAGAATTTTATACTTATCCTCAATCTACCGACCTCTCCGTACAAGGTACTTTAAGCCGAAAACTTTCCCAGAAAGCTTTATTACCCCGAATAGGTATTACTTACGGCATTACTAACAACATCAACGTTTATGCTACTTATAATGCCGGCTTTGAAGCGCAGGATTCTTACTCCATTAGCGCCCCAGGAGCCGGAGGCCCTTTTAATCCGTTAACCAGTACTTTGTACGAGGCAGGGGCCAAAGGTGAATTTTTTCAAAAGCGTTTATTTGCCGGTTGGGCTATCTATGACTTAACGCAGAACAATGTGCTAGTCAGCGCTAATATTCCGACGCAACCTAACTTGCTTATCCAGCGTGGACAAGAACGGGCTAGAGGAGTTGAGGTGGAAGCTGGGGGCTATATCACCCCTAATCTGAGCTTACAAGTAAGTTACGCTTATAACCAGGCCATTATTACCGAAAGTACCGAGGGCGATCCTGATCAACAGGTCGGACTAACGAAAGAAGGGGCACCTAAGAATGTGAGCGGGAGTTGGATCAAATATTCTATTAGCAAAGGAATTTTAAAAGGATTAGGTTTTGGCGCTGGGCATTCGCAGGTAACAAAAAAAGAAACGTACGACCGGGCGCTCCAAATTCCCGGCTACCTTATTTTTAATAGCGCGGTGTATTACAAGGTAGATCGATTTCAAATCTCTGCTAATCTTAATAATCTTACCAACGCGAGATACCTAATCGGAGGATTTAACTATTACCGCACGTTCCCCGGGGCTCCCCGTAATTATATGCTGGGGGTAGGTTATACTTTCTAAATTACGAGCAAGTGAGAATAACCTTTAAAAAAGTAATTGGTAAAATTCATCTTGGGCTTGGACTGGCGTCTGGGTTAATTATCTTTATTGTTGCCATTACCGGCGCGATATACGTATTTAGCGATGACATTATCACTATTACGGAGAGTCGCTTTACCCAAGTCTCCGTAGAAAAGACCCAGCCTTTACTTCCTTCGCAACTTACGGCTATTGCCTTAAAAGAGCGGCAACGTTTCCTAGGGCCTAAAAAAGTGCCAACGTGGGATTGGGCTACCCTATATATTTTTAGAGAAGCCAATAAAGCGGTTCGTTTCTCCTCCCGGCATTACGAAAACCCGAATCAGTTAGTTGATATTTTTATTAATCCATATTCCGGTAAAGTGCTACATACCCGGGATACTTACGCTCATCCTTTTTGGGACATCGTGGCGGAACTACATGTTTCTTTAATGCTGGGTGAGGTGGGCTCCTATGTTGTTAGGTATAGTACCCTGCTATTTTTAGTCATGCTTCTTTCTGGCATTATTCTGTGGTGGCCTAAAAACAAAGCGGCAGCCAAACAACGCTTCTATTTTCGCTGGAAAAAAGGATTAAAATGGAAAAGAAAAAACTATGATCTGCATAACATTTTGGGTTTTTATGCTTCCTGGATAACGTTGTTTATGGTTATTACGGGCTTAGCCTGGTCGTTTGAGTGGTTTAAAAATATGGTGTATTTGGCGTTGAATAGTAAAGCTCCGGTAGAAAATAACTTTCAATTAGCAACTCTTGTTCCTTCTGCGCATAGTTCTACTTTTATTATTGATAAGACCTATACTTTTGTAAGAAAAACCGATACTCAAGCTTATTGTTACCACCTTAACTTCGCTACGAAAGATAATGAGCCTTTTAATGTCTATGCCAAACAAACTAACAATTGGGCTCCTGGTAACAATTATTATTTTAACCCGGTGACGGGTTTATTACTTGCTAAAAAAATGTATGCTGATTTATCCGCCGCAGAAAAATATGATCAGCTCAGCGGAGATATTCATTATGGCTGGATATTTGGCTGGCCTTCTAAAATAGCCGCCTTCTTAGCTTGTCTTATTACGGCTTCCTTGCCCATAACTGGCTTTTACATTTATTGGGGCAGAAAAAGAAAAGTAAAGCGAGTTTCTGGTACTTATTCACGGATATTGCCCAAATTCAAGTCTTTTCGGTCATTAAAACAAACGAAGCTTTGATAAAAGCTTTTACACAATTAAGCAAAACAGAATGGGACGAATTCATCTATTTGAATGGGAAGACCAACCCTGGTTTCCCGCTTTTTTGAGGAATTATGGCACGGATTTTTTACAATTTCTGGCCAACAAAACCAGAATGTATCAACCTATCTTACCTATTCTCGCCCGAGGATTAACCAAAAGTAAAACCAACCAAATATTGGACCTGGGATCCGGTGGAGGCGGTGGCCTGATTTGGTTAAACAGCGAATTAAAAAAGCAGGTTCCGGACCTCCAAATTACGCTGACCGACTTTTATCCTAACTTACCCGCCTTTGAACGCACGCAGCGGCAAGCAGCTAATTTTGCGTTTATCGAACAAGCCGTTGATGCTCGAAAAGTGCCAGCTGATTTGCCCGGGCTGCGCACCCAGTTTTTGTCTCTGCACCATTTTAAACCGGGCGATGCCCTTCAGATCTTGCAAAATGCGGTGGATGCTAATCGGTCTATCGCCGTGTTCGAAGCGCAAGAACGTAGTATAATTAGCATTGTAGCCATGCTGTTATCGCCCATGAGTGTCTGGCTAACTA
This region includes:
- a CDS encoding TonB-dependent receptor; translation: MIKKLAYLSIVLLLLSWVANAQTGSITGKITSSENQSVPFATIRIKGTNNGVVSNESGIYTIQNLALGSYTVQVSLVGFLTQEKQVSISETNMAILDFVLIENVNELQTVEVTGRKQTSYKNDNSFSAAKIEMRIADIPQSISSVTKEFIQDKQAVRLNEVVQNVAGVNQFSNYDDITMRGFRNSGSNGRLINGLRTINTYSTSPLLVNMEKVEFIKGPASAVFSNTNPGGTVNMITKKPLDEARQSIQFGTGSFNTLRTQADFTGPLNDDKTLLYRLNMGLENADTYRKNIINNSVAVAPSLSFLPRAGTRFNADFLYTKLSTQFDNGRTIVDGTKDVLALPMDLNIGQPQDYLHQQNFALTLSFSQALAKGLDLNISYLKVKTKETFGGHGVNEYITPDSVSLAYGVSDLNQYGNNLTAYITFNATTGVVVHTIMGGYDYINGGYVQFYKTAAGLADGVEDFSILRPSYTLRPVENYTYQAANIATYGSDYYTNGVYLQDLIKYQRLSVLLSLRQEFYTYPQSTDLSVQGTLSRKLSQKALLPRIGITYGITNNINVYATYNAGFEAQDSYSISAPGAGGPFNPLTSTLYEAGAKGEFFQKRLFAGWAIYDLTQNNVLVSANIPTQPNLLIQRGQERARGVEVEAGGYITPNLSLQVSYAYNQAIITESTEGDPDQQVGLTKEGAPKNVSGSWIKYSISKGILKGLGFGAGHSQVTKKETYDRALQIPGYLIFNSAVYYKVDRFQISANLNNLTNARYLIGGFNYYRTFPGAPRNYMLGVGYTF
- a CDS encoding PepSY-associated TM helix domain-containing protein; this translates as MRITFKKVIGKIHLGLGLASGLIIFIVAITGAIYVFSDDIITITESRFTQVSVEKTQPLLPSQLTAIALKERQRFLGPKKVPTWDWATLYIFREANKAVRFSSRHYENPNQLVDIFINPYSGKVLHTRDTYAHPFWDIVAELHVSLMLGEVGSYVVRYSTLLFLVMLLSGIILWWPKNKAAAKQRFYFRWKKGLKWKRKNYDLHNILGFYASWITLFMVITGLAWSFEWFKNMVYLALNSKAPVENNFQLATLVPSAHSSTFIIDKTYTFVRKTDTQAYCYHLNFATKDNEPFNVYAKQTNNWAPGNNYYFNPVTGLLLAKKMYADLSAAEKYDQLSGDIHYGWIFGWPSKIAAFLACLITASLPITGFYIYWGRKRKVKRVSGTYSRILPKFKSFRSLKQTKL